A genomic window from Nocardioides rotundus includes:
- a CDS encoding SDR family NAD(P)-dependent oxidoreductase encodes MRIDLAGRTAVVTGSTGGIGFAIARGLAQAGARVVVNGRSDGSVGDAVERLRDELPDADLMGVAADVATDSGAEQLVEASGRVDVLVNNLGIFGAVDPLEISDEEWRRYFEVNVLSAARLTRLVLPGMMERGWGRVMNIASDSAIVTPAEMIQYGVSKTALLGVSRGFAKAAAGTGVTVNSVIAGPTHTPGVEEFVYQLVDRDLPWEEAQREFMRLHRPQSLLQRLIEPEEIANMVAYLASPLASATTGGALRVDGGYVDAILP; translated from the coding sequence ATGAGGATCGATCTCGCAGGCAGGACCGCCGTCGTCACCGGCTCCACCGGGGGCATCGGCTTCGCCATCGCCCGCGGCCTGGCCCAGGCCGGGGCCCGGGTCGTGGTCAACGGCCGCTCCGACGGCTCGGTCGGCGACGCCGTCGAGCGGCTGCGCGACGAGCTGCCCGACGCCGACCTGATGGGCGTCGCCGCGGACGTCGCCACCGACAGCGGTGCCGAGCAGCTGGTGGAGGCCTCCGGCCGGGTCGACGTACTCGTCAACAACCTCGGCATCTTCGGTGCGGTCGACCCGCTGGAGATCAGCGACGAGGAGTGGCGCCGCTACTTCGAGGTGAACGTGCTCAGCGCCGCCCGCCTGACCCGGCTCGTGCTGCCGGGCATGATGGAGCGCGGCTGGGGCCGGGTGATGAACATCGCCAGCGACTCCGCCATCGTCACGCCGGCGGAGATGATCCAGTACGGCGTCTCCAAGACCGCGCTGCTCGGCGTCTCGCGCGGCTTCGCCAAGGCGGCCGCGGGCACGGGCGTGACGGTGAACTCGGTGATCGCCGGCCCCACGCACACACCCGGCGTCGAGGAGTTCGTCTACCAGCTCGTCGACCGCGACCTGCCCTGGGAGGAGGCGCAGCGGGAGTTCATGCGCCTGCACCGGCCGCAGTCGCTGCTGCAGCGGCTGATCGAGCCCGAGGAGATCGCGAACATGGTCGCCTACCTCGCCTCTCCCCTCGCCTCGGCCACCACCGGCGGTGCCCTGCGGGTCGACGGCGGGTACGTCGACGCGATCCTCCCCTGA
- a CDS encoding IS1380 family transposase, translated as MRSSHNLWAVFDDPNLVAYGGLAPALALAERAGLADLVTEHLTLTKPGSANAHLKVPALVAGMVAGADSIDDMDLLRHGGMNRLFTGARAPSTLGTFLRTFTFGHVRQLDAVASRFPTGLTTHAPVLAGADQIAYLDIDDTIKATHGYAKQGVGYGYSKVKGLNALIATLSTPVAAPVIVGTRLRRGNTNSARGAAKFVSDAAAVSRSAGASGLLVLRGDSALYGHAVVAAARRAGARFSLTVRMNASVVKAISAIDESAWVPIHYPNAIWDQDEHRLVSDAEVAEIPFTAFTSRKKTEHVTARLIVRRVKRLNPKSVPAGQGELFATYRHHAVFTDSPPTMLEAEAAHRAHAVIEQVHADLRSGPFAHAPSGSFAANGAWLVLAAIAFNLTRAAGVLASDFHAKATTATIRDQLIKIPARMANSARRLTMHLPHSWPWQHAWEALFAMACGPPRRATT; from the coding sequence ATGCGATCCTCTCACAACCTCTGGGCGGTCTTCGATGACCCCAACCTGGTTGCCTACGGCGGGCTGGCCCCAGCCCTGGCGCTGGCCGAACGCGCCGGCCTGGCGGACCTGGTGACCGAGCATCTGACGCTGACCAAGCCGGGCAGCGCGAACGCGCACCTGAAGGTCCCGGCGCTGGTCGCCGGGATGGTCGCCGGGGCCGACTCGATCGATGACATGGACCTGCTGCGCCACGGCGGGATGAACCGGCTGTTCACCGGAGCGCGGGCACCGTCCACGTTGGGCACCTTCTTGCGCACGTTCACCTTCGGGCACGTGCGGCAGCTGGACGCGGTCGCCTCGAGGTTCCCGACCGGGCTGACCACCCACGCGCCGGTGCTGGCCGGCGCCGACCAGATCGCCTACCTGGACATCGACGACACGATCAAGGCCACCCACGGCTACGCCAAGCAGGGCGTGGGCTACGGCTACTCCAAGGTGAAGGGTCTGAACGCGTTGATCGCCACGCTGTCCACCCCGGTGGCCGCGCCGGTGATCGTGGGTACCCGGCTGCGGCGGGGTAACACCAACTCCGCGCGCGGCGCGGCCAAGTTCGTGTCCGACGCGGCCGCGGTCAGCCGGTCCGCCGGCGCCAGCGGCCTGCTGGTCCTGCGCGGCGATTCCGCCCTCTACGGCCACGCCGTGGTCGCCGCAGCCCGCCGGGCCGGCGCCCGGTTCTCGCTCACCGTGCGGATGAACGCCTCGGTCGTCAAGGCGATCTCGGCCATCGATGAGTCGGCGTGGGTCCCGATCCACTACCCGAACGCGATCTGGGACCAGGACGAGCACCGGCTGGTCTCTGACGCCGAGGTCGCCGAGATACCGTTCACCGCGTTCACCTCCCGCAAGAAGACCGAGCACGTGACCGCCCGGTTGATCGTGCGCCGGGTCAAACGACTCAACCCCAAGTCGGTGCCTGCCGGGCAGGGCGAACTGTTCGCGACCTACCGCCACCACGCGGTGTTCACCGACTCCCCGCCGACCATGCTGGAGGCGGAGGCCGCCCACCGCGCCCACGCGGTCATCGAGCAGGTCCACGCCGACCTGCGCTCCGGCCCTTTCGCCCACGCCCCTTCAGGCTCGTTCGCGGCCAACGGTGCCTGGCTGGTGCTCGCCGCGATCGCGTTCAACCTCACCCGCGCCGCCGGAGTGCTCGCCTCGGACTTCCACGCCAAGGCCACCACCGCCACCATCCGCGACCAGCTGATCAAGATCCCGGCCCGGATGGCCAACTCCGCGCGACGGCTGACCATGCACCTACCCCACAGCTGGCCCTGGCAACACGCCTGGGAAGCGCTGTTCGCCATGGCCTGCGGGCCACCACGCCGCGCGACCACCTGA
- a CDS encoding sulfate permease: MFTGLWNASVRTHTLLQRYAPTNRLLNRLRTREGLRWGVPAMLLGLAYLAAAVGCAALVQAGWTGWLYLPFLLFFYNALKFLIFGPWSLVLLARARLRERRQRKHTVRAGA; encoded by the coding sequence ATGTTCACCGGATTGTGGAACGCTAGCGTCCGCACTCACACCCTGCTGCAGCGATACGCGCCCACCAACCGACTCCTGAACCGGCTACGCACCCGCGAAGGACTGCGCTGGGGCGTACCCGCGATGCTCCTCGGACTCGCGTACCTGGCCGCAGCCGTCGGCTGCGCCGCCCTCGTCCAGGCAGGCTGGACTGGATGGCTTTACCTGCCGTTCCTGCTCTTCTTCTACAACGCCCTGAAGTTCCTCATCTTCGGCCCCTGGAGCCTCGTTCTCCTCGCCCGAGCCCGGCTCCGCGAGCGCCGACAGCGCAAGCACACCGTTCGCGCCGGGGCCTGA
- a CDS encoding AAA family ATPase, giving the protein MIVRDRPDAARLAELHRFRHAWEKRTSLALRLGDADAIDEYIAQDRVHDGDYDDILEEAYQAWRTDQRAGKASLLIAETIDTVSALNARARLDRIATGEVVDEPGVTLHDGNHASRGDVVVTRRNERRLALGRGWVKNGDRWIVTGTREDGSVTVRRENSKWRTTVTLPTSYVADELELAYAVTSHRAQGSTVDTAHAIVHSPEMTRESLYVSMTRGREANHVYVATDQAHLEQHQYRDDLEMSGRSVLYGIVQHTGAEVSAHEMIEQEHEDASSIAQLTAEYETIAVEAQANRWLTVLTRAGLTGNQLTEVADAESFGVLSAELRRLEASGHAVEQLLTAVVRAGRLEHVEDIGSLLRNRVARLADRYQPAAPPRPGLIAGLIPRAQGTMNPDDQAGLEEREDMIEQRVRAVVDRARTQHESWLTRLSEPESVQQQASLRVIAAYRDRWRITGTDPLGPDPDNDAQRLDYRRASAHLEILRTGTDEPIGHTPAAPNAGRDAPQR; this is encoded by the coding sequence CTGATCGTCCGCGACCGGCCGGACGCGGCGCGTCTGGCCGAGTTGCACCGCTTCCGCCATGCGTGGGAGAAGCGCACCTCCTTGGCGCTGCGGCTCGGCGATGCCGATGCGATCGATGAGTACATCGCCCAGGATCGGGTGCATGACGGCGACTACGACGACATCCTCGAGGAGGCCTACCAGGCGTGGCGGACCGATCAGCGAGCGGGCAAGGCGTCGCTGCTGATCGCGGAGACCATCGACACCGTCTCCGCCCTGAACGCCCGCGCCCGCCTCGACCGCATCGCGACCGGCGAGGTCGTCGACGAGCCCGGCGTGACCCTGCACGACGGGAACCACGCCTCCCGCGGGGACGTGGTGGTCACCCGACGCAATGAGCGGCGGCTCGCGCTCGGCCGGGGCTGGGTGAAGAACGGCGACCGATGGATTGTCACCGGCACCCGGGAGGACGGATCGGTCACCGTGCGCCGCGAGAACTCGAAATGGCGCACCACGGTCACGCTGCCGACCTCCTATGTCGCCGACGAGCTTGAGCTTGCCTACGCAGTCACCTCTCATCGCGCGCAGGGCTCGACTGTAGACACCGCGCATGCGATCGTGCATTCCCCGGAGATGACCCGGGAGAGCCTGTACGTGTCGATGACCCGCGGCCGGGAAGCCAACCACGTCTACGTCGCCACCGACCAGGCCCACCTCGAGCAGCACCAGTACCGCGATGACCTGGAGATGAGCGGCCGGTCGGTGCTGTACGGGATCGTGCAGCACACCGGGGCTGAGGTCTCCGCGCACGAGATGATCGAACAGGAGCACGAGGACGCCTCCTCGATCGCCCAGCTCACTGCCGAGTACGAGACCATCGCCGTCGAAGCCCAAGCCAACCGGTGGCTCACCGTCCTCACGCGGGCCGGCCTCACCGGCAACCAACTGACAGAGGTGGCAGATGCGGAGTCCTTCGGCGTGCTCTCGGCCGAACTGCGCCGCCTCGAAGCCTCCGGCCACGCGGTCGAGCAGCTCCTGACCGCGGTCGTCCGGGCCGGGAGGCTGGAGCACGTCGAGGACATCGGCTCCCTGCTCCGCAACCGGGTTGCCCGCCTCGCAGACCGCTACCAGCCGGCAGCGCCCCCGCGGCCCGGGCTGATCGCCGGCCTCATCCCACGCGCCCAGGGAACAATGAACCCCGACGACCAGGCAGGATTGGAGGAGCGCGAGGACATGATCGAGCAACGCGTCCGGGCCGTCGTCGACCGCGCCCGTACCCAGCACGAGTCCTGGCTGACCAGGCTGTCGGAGCCGGAGAGCGTCCAGCAGCAGGCGTCGCTGCGGGTGATCGCGGCCTACCGCGACCGGTGGCGCATCACCGGCACCGACCCGCTCGGCCCCGACCCGGACAACGACGCCCAGCGCCTGGACTACCGGCGCGCCAGCGCGCATCTCGAGATCCTCCGCACCGGCACGGACGAGCCCATCGGACACACGCCAGCCGCGCCCAACGCGGGCAGGGACGCACCGCAACGCTGA
- the mobF gene encoding MobF family relaxase yields MTVSIRVMTPGPGYRYLLNSVVVGDGDRDAATALTRYYEQSGTPPGRWQGSGLAGLEQPIGSGAVVSEEQLRRLLGHGHDPVTDTPLGRPFRTFVPEKERVQARVEQLPDSLNGDERTAEKARIEAEEAAKPVAAPVAGFDLTFSVPKSVSTLWAVSDAGTQALIAQAHHAAMRDVLVLIERDVAMTRVGAAGPRGAIAQVEVRGLLATAYDHYDSRSSDPQLHTHLVIANRVQAMRDGKWRTLDSRALHNAVTGLSEHYNAVLSDHLARALEARWEARERGPGRSMAWEIAGVPQELMDEFSSRTRDVEEAKDRLVDEYVAKHGRQPSSRVPWQIRQRATLETRPEKEHHSLADLTARWRERAAAALEADPVAWAREMLAGRELEPLLRADDLPAETITELAEIVVATVADRRSTWRRWNLHAEAVRQSMPWRFASAEDRDAIVGMITDAAEQASLALTPPEFASTPERFRRSDGSSAFRSRHATVYSSTDLLEAEDRLLAASGSRAAPTVRLQALEHAARTPAARGEPVLSVDQEQAISRIGVSGRVLDVLVGPAGSGKTSTMKALRRAWETEHGAGSVVGLAPSAAAATVLGEDLGIQTENTAKWLFEHRRGAWDLQAGQLLIVDEASLAGTLALDQLTAHAMEVGAKILLVGVPALRGRCRRSVRSDRPRPAGRGASGRVAPLPPCVGEAHLLGAAARRCRCDR; encoded by the coding sequence GTGACGGTCTCGATCAGGGTGATGACGCCCGGGCCGGGCTATCGGTATCTGCTGAACAGCGTGGTCGTCGGCGACGGTGACCGGGACGCGGCCACCGCGCTCACGCGCTACTACGAGCAGTCCGGGACCCCGCCCGGTCGCTGGCAAGGGTCAGGCCTGGCCGGCCTTGAGCAGCCGATCGGATCCGGTGCCGTGGTGTCCGAGGAGCAGTTGAGACGGCTGCTGGGGCACGGGCATGACCCGGTCACGGACACCCCTCTCGGGCGGCCGTTCCGTACTTTCGTCCCGGAGAAGGAGCGCGTGCAGGCGCGCGTGGAGCAGCTTCCGGACTCGCTGAACGGTGATGAGCGGACGGCGGAGAAGGCTCGGATCGAGGCGGAGGAAGCGGCGAAGCCGGTCGCCGCGCCGGTGGCGGGGTTCGACTTGACCTTCAGCGTGCCGAAGTCGGTGTCGACGTTGTGGGCGGTCTCGGATGCGGGCACGCAGGCGCTGATCGCGCAGGCGCATCATGCGGCGATGCGGGATGTGCTGGTGCTGATCGAGCGGGATGTCGCGATGACCCGTGTCGGTGCGGCCGGACCGCGTGGCGCGATCGCGCAGGTCGAGGTCCGTGGGCTGTTGGCCACGGCGTATGACCATTACGACAGCCGCTCGTCGGATCCGCAGCTGCACACGCATCTGGTGATCGCCAACCGGGTCCAGGCGATGCGGGACGGGAAGTGGCGGACGCTGGACTCCCGCGCCCTGCACAACGCAGTCACCGGCTTATCAGAGCATTACAACGCTGTGCTGTCCGACCATCTCGCCCGGGCACTGGAGGCGCGGTGGGAGGCGCGGGAGCGGGGGCCGGGCCGGTCGATGGCGTGGGAGATCGCCGGGGTTCCGCAGGAGCTGATGGATGAGTTCTCCTCCCGCACCCGGGACGTCGAGGAGGCCAAGGACCGGCTGGTCGATGAGTACGTGGCCAAGCATGGCCGCCAGCCGTCGTCGAGGGTGCCGTGGCAGATCCGCCAGCGGGCCACCCTGGAGACCCGGCCTGAGAAGGAGCACCACTCCCTGGCCGACCTCACGGCCCGGTGGCGGGAACGGGCCGCGGCTGCGCTGGAGGCAGATCCGGTGGCCTGGGCGCGGGAGATGCTCGCAGGGAGGGAGTTGGAGCCGCTGCTGCGGGCCGATGACCTCCCGGCGGAGACGATCACGGAGCTCGCGGAGATTGTGGTCGCCACGGTCGCCGACCGCCGCTCGACGTGGCGGCGGTGGAACCTCCACGCCGAAGCGGTTCGGCAGTCCATGCCGTGGCGTTTCGCCTCGGCCGAGGACCGTGACGCCATCGTCGGGATGATCACCGATGCCGCCGAGCAGGCCTCCCTCGCCCTGACCCCGCCGGAGTTCGCCTCCACGCCGGAGCGGTTCCGGCGCTCGGACGGATCGAGCGCGTTCCGGTCTCGGCACGCGACCGTGTACTCCTCGACGGACCTGCTCGAAGCCGAGGACCGGCTCCTCGCCGCCTCCGGCAGCCGCGCGGCACCGACCGTCAGGCTGCAGGCGCTTGAGCACGCGGCCCGCACCCCAGCGGCGCGGGGTGAGCCGGTGCTGTCGGTGGATCAGGAGCAGGCGATCAGCCGGATCGGGGTCTCCGGCCGTGTCCTGGACGTGTTGGTCGGCCCGGCTGGATCCGGGAAGACGTCGACGATGAAGGCCCTGCGCCGCGCCTGGGAGACCGAGCACGGCGCGGGCAGCGTGGTCGGGCTCGCCCCGTCGGCCGCCGCCGCAACAGTGCTTGGTGAAGACCTGGGGATCCAGACGGAGAACACGGCGAAGTGGCTGTTCGAGCACCGCCGCGGCGCCTGGGACCTGCAGGCCGGGCAGTTGCTCATCGTCGACGAGGCCTCGCTGGCCGGCACGCTCGCCCTGGATCAGCTCACCGCCCACGCGATGGAGGTGGGGGCGAAGATCCTCCTGGTCGGCGTACCAGCTCTCCGCGGTCGATGCCGGCGGAGCGTTCGGTCTGATCGTCCGCGACCGGCCGGACGCGGCGCGTCTGGCCGAGTTGCACCGCTTCCGCCATGCGTGGGAGAAGCGCACCTCCTTGGCGCTGCGGCTCGGCGATGCCGATGCGATCGATGA
- a CDS encoding multicopper oxidase family protein produces MHSALNRRQFLSVGALTLTAAGLAGCSSTTSKTTSFVKPGSAAVTAAEAKRRSTGTVVQRALTAEPVTLDFGGKTAKTWAYRGASATEPLRGNVGDTLKVALTNDLPDPTSVHWHGLALRNDMDGVPSLTQKAVQPGGSFAYEFTLPESGTFWFHPHVGTQFDRGLYAPLIIDDPNEKADYDKEWVIVLDDWLDGVTATPDQVLAELEKGMMDHGGIDMGPMRMGNTLMGATSPLLGGDAGDVYYPLYLINGKPAKDPQTFTARPGEKIRLRIINAGGDTAFRFGIAEHPLTITHTDGFPVKPHEAESVVLGMGERYDAVITAGDGAFAVIAEALGKQDQALAVLRTGSGTAPTKKTKLPQMKTPATAADLKADSVVRLPKRGVDRTLVLELTGSMEKYDWAINGKRMDMDQPMRDALGIKQGERVALEFKNSTTMWHPMHLHGHTYQHSGGGPRKDTSIVLPGKTLRVEFDADNPGRWLSHCHNLYHGEAGMMTTIAYQMS; encoded by the coding sequence ATGCATTCCGCCCTGAACCGCCGCCAGTTCCTGTCCGTCGGCGCACTGACGCTGACCGCCGCCGGCCTCGCCGGCTGCAGCTCCACCACCAGCAAGACGACCTCGTTCGTCAAGCCCGGCAGCGCCGCGGTCACGGCGGCCGAGGCCAAACGCCGCAGCACCGGGACCGTCGTGCAGCGCGCGCTGACCGCCGAGCCGGTCACCCTCGACTTCGGCGGGAAGACCGCCAAGACCTGGGCCTACCGCGGGGCATCGGCGACCGAGCCATTGCGCGGCAACGTCGGCGACACCCTCAAGGTGGCGCTGACCAACGACCTGCCCGACCCGACCAGCGTGCACTGGCACGGGCTGGCGCTGCGCAACGACATGGACGGCGTCCCGAGCCTCACCCAGAAAGCCGTCCAGCCAGGCGGCTCGTTCGCCTACGAGTTCACCCTGCCCGAGTCGGGCACGTTCTGGTTCCACCCCCACGTCGGCACGCAGTTCGACCGCGGCCTGTACGCGCCGCTGATCATCGACGACCCGAACGAGAAGGCCGACTACGACAAGGAATGGGTCATCGTCCTCGACGACTGGCTCGACGGCGTCACCGCCACGCCCGACCAGGTCCTCGCCGAGCTCGAGAAGGGGATGATGGACCACGGCGGCATTGACATGGGGCCGATGCGGATGGGCAACACTCTGATGGGCGCGACCTCGCCGCTGCTCGGCGGCGACGCCGGCGACGTCTACTACCCCCTCTACCTGATCAACGGCAAGCCCGCCAAGGACCCACAGACCTTCACCGCCAGGCCCGGAGAGAAAATCAGGCTGCGGATCATCAACGCCGGCGGCGACACCGCCTTCCGTTTCGGCATCGCCGAACACCCGCTGACGATCACCCACACCGACGGCTTCCCCGTGAAGCCGCACGAGGCCGAGAGCGTAGTCCTCGGCATGGGGGAGCGCTACGACGCGGTCATCACCGCCGGCGACGGCGCGTTCGCCGTGATCGCCGAGGCCCTCGGCAAGCAGGACCAGGCCCTCGCCGTCCTGCGCACCGGATCCGGCACCGCCCCGACCAAGAAGACCAAGCTCCCGCAGATGAAGACCCCAGCCACCGCAGCCGACCTGAAGGCCGACTCCGTGGTCAGGCTGCCCAAGCGCGGTGTAGACCGGACCCTGGTACTCGAGCTGACAGGGAGCATGGAGAAGTACGACTGGGCGATCAACGGCAAGCGCATGGACATGGACCAGCCGATGCGCGACGCCCTCGGTATCAAGCAGGGCGAGCGGGTCGCGCTCGAGTTCAAGAACTCGACCACGATGTGGCACCCGATGCACCTGCACGGCCACACCTACCAGCACTCCGGCGGCGGGCCCCGCAAGGACACCTCGATCGTCCTGCCTGGCAAGACGCTGCGCGTCGAGTTCGACGCCGACAACCCCGGCAGGTGGCTCAGTCACTGCCACAATCTCTATCACGGCGAGGCGGGGATGATGACGACGATCGCCTACCAGATGTCCTGA
- a CDS encoding DUF6153 family protein — MLTAIPEPRRSMRRVPLIVLAALLIAGLLGMHALTSAPMPATASMASSGHASPASPALADQATAAPAAAMSGPHGTMHGSGGCADAMSGGGGSTCVSVPTGKDLPALPAPSAASLPRPVLAAAAPTPPPETPRRLALTHLELSIQRT; from the coding sequence GTGTTGACCGCGATCCCCGAGCCCAGGCGAAGCATGCGCCGGGTGCCGCTGATCGTCCTCGCGGCGCTGCTGATCGCGGGTCTCCTCGGGATGCACGCCCTGACCAGCGCGCCCATGCCCGCGACTGCCTCCATGGCGTCCTCGGGGCACGCTTCCCCGGCATCGCCCGCCCTCGCGGACCAGGCGACCGCCGCCCCCGCGGCGGCGATGTCCGGGCCTCACGGCACGATGCACGGCTCCGGCGGGTGCGCGGACGCCATGAGCGGCGGCGGCGGGTCCACGTGCGTGTCCGTGCCGACTGGCAAGGACCTTCCGGCCCTCCCGGCACCGTCCGCCGCGAGCCTGCCCCGACCAGTGCTTGCCGCGGCCGCGCCGACGCCGCCGCCCGAGACGCCGCGCCGGCTCGCGCTGACTCACCTGGAGTTGTCGATCCAACGGACGTGA
- a CDS encoding bifunctional DNA primase/polymerase: MTQQQASLMPFEQTSSMSLPEAALIYARAGVPVFPCWPGTKDPATSHGFYDATTDLEQVAYWWRRNAEANIVKPRV; encoded by the coding sequence ATGACACAGCAGCAGGCATCCCTGATGCCGTTCGAGCAGACGAGCAGCATGTCGCTGCCCGAAGCGGCGCTGATCTACGCGCGGGCCGGGGTCCCAGTGTTCCCGTGCTGGCCGGGCACGAAGGATCCGGCGACCAGCCACGGCTTCTACGACGCCACCACGGATCTCGAGCAGGTGGCGTACTGGTGGCGGCGCAACGCGGAGGCGAACATTGTCAAGCCCCGGGTTTGA
- a CDS encoding integrase core domain-containing protein: MAEALNSLYKAELVRGPRQRRKGMWAGIDDLEIATSDWVDWYNQRRLHGELGHVPPVEHEDAYWTGIAASKPADDAA, translated from the coding sequence ATGGCCGAAGCGCTGAACTCGCTGTACAAGGCCGAACTGGTCCGTGGCCCCCGGCAACGCCGGAAGGGCATGTGGGCCGGGATCGATGACCTCGAGATCGCGACCTCGGATTGGGTCGACTGGTACAACCAGCGTCGGCTCCACGGCGAGCTCGGGCACGTGCCGCCGGTCGAGCACGAGGACGCCTACTGGACCGGCATCGCCGCGAGCAAGCCCGCCGACGATGCCGCCTGA
- a CDS encoding IS110 family RNA-guided transposase, with product MTSMTVEPAEQVAADVTSRQIIIGVDTHKYAHVAVALDHLGARLAAQHVAANREGYAQLEAWAASLAGNGRVIAYGVEGTGSYGVGLASFLRRTGHRVIEVNRGDRRGRRSNGKSDTLDAEAAARAVLGGQATAIPKSADGTAEMIRQIKIARDTARKARTSAMITLKALIVTAPADLREHLAGTSDKVLINRCASLRPGAVTSPPASAKHALRTLAKRYQTLDAEIREHDTILDDLTRAHAPTLREGLGIGADTAAEVLIVFGDNPERVHSEAAFAKLCGTSPVPASSGMTNRHRLSRAGHREANAALYRAVIVRMRFHQPTIDYVARRTAEGLSKRDIIRCLKRYLAREVYQAVMTDHRARRGEAPQ from the coding sequence ATGACCAGCATGACCGTCGAACCCGCCGAGCAGGTAGCCGCCGACGTCACGAGTCGGCAGATCATCATCGGTGTCGACACCCACAAGTACGCCCACGTCGCGGTCGCCTTGGACCACCTCGGCGCACGGCTCGCTGCGCAGCATGTCGCGGCGAACCGCGAGGGATACGCGCAACTCGAGGCTTGGGCCGCCTCGTTGGCCGGCAACGGTCGCGTGATCGCTTACGGCGTCGAGGGCACCGGCAGCTACGGAGTCGGCCTGGCCAGTTTCCTGCGCCGCACCGGCCACCGCGTCATCGAGGTCAACCGCGGTGACCGGCGCGGCCGTCGCAGCAACGGCAAGAGCGACACCCTCGACGCCGAGGCCGCCGCGCGTGCAGTACTCGGCGGCCAAGCGACGGCGATCCCGAAGTCCGCCGACGGCACCGCCGAGATGATCCGACAGATCAAGATCGCCCGGGACACCGCGCGGAAGGCCAGGACCAGCGCGATGATCACGCTCAAGGCGCTGATCGTCACCGCGCCCGCGGACCTGCGCGAGCACCTCGCCGGGACATCCGACAAGGTCCTCATCAACCGGTGCGCCTCGTTGCGTCCGGGAGCGGTGACCTCACCGCCCGCGAGTGCGAAGCACGCGCTACGGACGCTCGCGAAGCGCTACCAAACGCTGGACGCCGAAATCCGCGAGCACGACACGATCCTCGACGACCTCACCCGCGCCCACGCACCCACCCTGCGTGAAGGACTGGGCATCGGCGCCGACACCGCCGCCGAGGTCCTCATCGTCTTCGGCGACAACCCAGAACGCGTTCACTCCGAAGCCGCGTTTGCCAAGCTTTGCGGCACCAGTCCGGTCCCTGCCTCATCAGGCATGACGAACCGGCACCGGCTCTCACGAGCCGGTCACCGCGAAGCGAACGCCGCCCTCTACCGAGCTGTGATCGTCCGGATGAGGTTCCATCAGCCGACCATCGATTACGTCGCCCGACGCACTGCCGAGGGGCTGTCTAAACGCGACATCATCCGGTGCCTCAAGCGTTACCTCGCCCGCGAGGTGTACCAAGCCGTGATGACCGACCACCGCGCCCGCCGGGGCGAGGCGCCACAATGA
- a CDS encoding IS3 family transposase, whose translation MKVEFVDSVAEEHGGVQPVLAALEGTSAQIASSTYYAHKSRPASARSVRDGQLTEQIRKVHEDNMEVYGARKVWHEMNRQAAATPGQQPVARCTVERLMRAAGLRGVLRDKHPRTTRPAAETDRPADLVDRDFTAARPNQLWVADLTYVRTMSGWVYAAFVLDAYSRMIVGWQVATNLYTDLALDALQMGLGRRQRAGEDLTGLVHHSDRGVQYRAIRYSQRLAEADAVASVGSKGDSYDCEKNQGLPGRGLTLAYDWPRCLGVDLSAPARWRSTHTPAGREGGDRIGA comes from the coding sequence GTGAAGGTCGAGTTCGTGGACTCCGTTGCGGAGGAACACGGCGGCGTCCAGCCGGTCTTGGCTGCCCTGGAGGGCACCAGCGCCCAGATCGCGTCGTCGACCTACTACGCCCACAAGTCGCGGCCGGCTTCGGCTCGGTCGGTCCGCGATGGACAGCTGACCGAACAGATCAGGAAGGTGCACGAGGACAACATGGAGGTCTATGGGGCGCGGAAGGTATGGCATGAGATGAACCGGCAAGCCGCCGCCACACCAGGGCAGCAACCGGTGGCGCGGTGCACCGTCGAGCGGCTGATGCGCGCTGCTGGGCTGCGCGGCGTGCTGCGCGACAAGCACCCCCGCACCACCCGGCCGGCCGCCGAGACCGACCGCCCGGCCGATCTGGTCGACCGCGACTTCACTGCGGCCAGACCCAACCAGCTGTGGGTCGCGGACCTGACCTACGTGCGGACGATGTCGGGATGGGTGTACGCGGCGTTCGTGCTCGATGCCTACTCGCGGATGATCGTGGGCTGGCAGGTCGCGACCAACCTCTACACAGATCTGGCGCTCGATGCGCTGCAGATGGGGCTGGGGCGGCGTCAGCGAGCCGGCGAGGACCTGACCGGTCTGGTCCATCACAGCGACCGCGGCGTGCAGTACCGGGCGATCCGCTACTCCCAGCGCCTTGCTGAGGCCGACGCCGTGGCGTCCGTGGGGTCCAAGGGCGACTCCTACGACTGTGAGAAGAATCAGGGGCTGCCTGGCCGGGGTCTGACCCTTGCTTACGACTGGCCGCGGTGCCTTGGCGTTGATCTGTCGGCGCCGGCCAGGTGGCGATCAACGCACACGCCGGCTGGCCGGGAGGGCGGTGACCGAATAGGGGCCTGA